From a single Couchioplanes caeruleus genomic region:
- a CDS encoding putative quinol monooxygenase gives MPSYTVIAHYRTTEADARTVREVLSRHAAASAAEPGCVTFTAHQHADDPTRFVLYEVYADEAAFADHRATPHFRDNIEGIVVPLLLERTWTALSKIEPTAPR, from the coding sequence ATGCCGTCGTACACCGTGATCGCCCACTACCGCACGACCGAAGCCGACGCCCGTACGGTGCGCGAGGTCCTGAGCCGGCACGCCGCGGCGAGCGCGGCCGAGCCCGGGTGCGTGACGTTCACCGCGCACCAGCACGCGGACGACCCGACCCGATTCGTGCTCTACGAGGTCTACGCGGACGAGGCGGCCTTCGCCGACCACCGGGCCACCCCGCACTTCCGCGACAACATCGAGGGGATCGTCGTCCCGCTCCTGCTCGAACGGACCTGGACGGCACTGTCCAAGATCGAGCCGACGGCACCCCGCTGA
- a CDS encoding alpha/beta hydrolase yields the protein MALIRCDFSSEALALGTSMTVLLPQTASTQIGLAGRASDAAPPVLYLLHGLTDDDTAWTRYTSIERYAAAKGLAVVMPQVHRSFYADERYGLKFWTFLSEELPSVVSSFFRVSTRREDTFVAGLSMGGYGAFKWALRQPERFAAAASLSGVLDLAYMAEWDKRPHISELMARVFGGRPVAGTDDDLLHLLRQRAGGDLPALLLRCGTEDYLAAQNERFLAACRRHEVAVDAAFGPGDHEWGYWDAQIRTVLDWLPLRS from the coding sequence ATGGCCCTGATCCGCTGTGACTTCTCGTCCGAGGCGCTGGCGCTCGGCACCTCGATGACGGTGCTGCTGCCGCAGACCGCGAGCACCCAGATCGGCCTCGCCGGCCGCGCGTCCGACGCCGCGCCGCCCGTGCTCTATCTGTTGCACGGGCTCACCGACGACGACACCGCCTGGACGCGGTACACGTCGATCGAGCGGTACGCCGCCGCGAAGGGCCTGGCCGTCGTCATGCCGCAGGTGCACCGCAGCTTCTACGCCGACGAGCGGTACGGCCTGAAGTTCTGGACGTTCCTCTCCGAGGAGCTGCCGTCCGTGGTGTCGTCCTTCTTCCGGGTCTCCACCCGGCGCGAGGACACCTTCGTCGCCGGTCTCTCCATGGGCGGGTACGGCGCCTTCAAGTGGGCGCTCCGGCAGCCGGAGCGCTTCGCCGCCGCCGCGAGCCTCTCGGGCGTGCTGGACCTGGCGTACATGGCGGAGTGGGACAAGCGTCCGCACATCAGTGAGCTGATGGCCCGGGTCTTCGGCGGCCGTCCGGTCGCCGGCACCGACGACGACCTGCTGCACCTGCTGCGGCAGCGGGCCGGCGGCGATCTGCCCGCGCTCCTGCTGCGCTGCGGCACGGAGGACTACCTGGCCGCCCAGAATGAGCGCTTCCTCGCCGCCTGCCGGCGCCACGAGGTTGCCGTCGACGCGGCCTTCGGGCCGGGTGATCACGAGTGGGGCTACTGGGACGCCCAGATCCGGACCGTCCTCGACTGGCTGCCGCTGAGGTCCTGA
- a CDS encoding methyl-accepting chemotaxis protein: MVSFRSRTAGVPALQAVPRDVESLEKLIMDLDGVTDEQTAWRVTVDSTVASHNLSYGAVWLPTGDGQVEVGYETGSLVDELQAVIAGKPVPMDTGLVGRAVRTKLPVYVDAMEQCLDCQRCQAAARAGMEAAVVTPVLQDGQVIAVLEYYSPEPLYLEGPRSEKWATIARIAERARFSALAAAELRQVAGDRLAVTNVVTALGEARDIPSTLRIALESVRRAFGWAYGSYWEIDENDNLLKFKVESGSAGDEFRKVTLAATFAEGVGLSGRAWRARDLVFVRDIGELTDCVRAPAAQRAGVRSGICMPITSHGRIIGTMDFFTTEFIELSDSRASALRNVQELVSQRLDIVRGNEYAAENSRSLLDTVSRLRAASDDATRVAQDAVARASEMTQEVEALGQASAAIGDVIKIISSIADQTNLLALNATIEAARAGEVGRGFAVVAGEVKDLARETAEATQRVSEQINGIQNSTRTVSAGILTTSETIGQISAVQERMNEVLEEQARMASTLQT; encoded by the coding sequence GTGGTCTCATTTCGTTCGCGCACGGCCGGAGTCCCGGCGCTGCAGGCCGTGCCGCGCGACGTCGAGAGCCTCGAGAAGCTGATCATGGATCTCGACGGCGTGACGGACGAGCAGACCGCCTGGCGGGTCACCGTCGACAGCACGGTGGCCTCGCACAACCTCAGCTACGGGGCGGTGTGGCTGCCCACCGGGGACGGCCAGGTCGAGGTGGGCTACGAGACCGGGTCGCTGGTGGACGAGCTGCAGGCGGTGATCGCCGGCAAGCCCGTACCCATGGACACCGGCCTCGTCGGCCGCGCCGTACGCACCAAGCTGCCGGTCTACGTCGACGCGATGGAGCAGTGCCTGGACTGCCAGCGGTGCCAGGCCGCGGCGCGCGCCGGGATGGAAGCCGCCGTGGTCACGCCGGTGCTGCAGGACGGCCAGGTCATCGCCGTCCTCGAGTACTACTCCCCCGAGCCGCTGTACCTGGAGGGCCCGCGCAGCGAGAAGTGGGCCACGATCGCCCGCATCGCCGAGCGCGCCCGCTTCTCCGCGCTGGCCGCCGCCGAGTTGCGCCAGGTCGCCGGCGACCGGCTCGCCGTGACCAACGTCGTGACCGCGCTCGGCGAGGCCCGGGACATCCCCTCCACGCTGCGGATCGCGCTCGAGTCGGTGCGCAGGGCGTTCGGCTGGGCGTACGGCTCCTACTGGGAGATCGACGAGAACGACAACCTGCTGAAGTTCAAGGTCGAGTCGGGCTCGGCCGGCGACGAGTTCCGCAAGGTGACCCTGGCGGCCACCTTCGCCGAGGGCGTCGGCCTCTCGGGACGCGCGTGGCGGGCTCGCGACCTGGTGTTCGTCCGCGACATCGGCGAGCTGACCGACTGCGTACGCGCCCCCGCCGCCCAGCGGGCCGGCGTCCGCTCGGGCATCTGCATGCCGATCACGAGCCACGGCCGGATCATCGGCACGATGGACTTCTTCACCACCGAGTTCATCGAGCTGTCCGACTCCCGCGCGTCGGCGCTGCGCAACGTGCAGGAGCTGGTGTCGCAGCGGCTCGACATCGTCCGCGGCAACGAGTACGCGGCGGAGAACTCGCGGTCGCTGCTCGACACGGTCTCCCGCCTGCGCGCGGCCAGCGACGACGCGACCCGGGTCGCCCAGGACGCCGTCGCCCGCGCCTCCGAGATGACCCAGGAGGTCGAGGCGCTGGGCCAGGCGTCGGCCGCCATCGGCGACGTCATCAAGATCATTTCGTCGATCGCCGACCAGACCAACCTGCTCGCCCTCAACGCGACCATCGAGGCCGCCCGCGCCGGCGAGGTCGGCCGCGGTTTCGCCGTCGTCGCCGGGGAGGTCAAGGACCTGGCCCGGGAGACCGCCGAGGCCACCCAGCGGGTGTCGGAACAGATCAACGGCATCCAGAACAGCACGCGTACGGTCTCCGCCGGCATCCTGACCACCAGCGAGACCATCGGGCAGATCAGCGCGGTGCAGGAGCGGATGAACGAGGTGCTCGAGGAGCAGGCGCGGATGGCCTCCACGCTGCAGACCTAG
- a CDS encoding proteasome assembly chaperone family protein: protein MLDPHGLYELADDLPELDGVVLVQALTGFVDAGSAVQLSRDHLLENFEGRVLATFDLDQLLDYRSRRPPMIFVEDHWESYETPVLALHLVKDLTGTPFLLLAGPEPDLQWERFIAAVRGLIDRFGVSVTVGLNAIPMAVPHTRPLSVTAHATDRRLLGEHESWLQRVQVPASVGNLLEFRLGEAGHDAMGYAAHVPHYLAQTTYPPAAELLVESVANATGLVLPTAALHEAATEVREEIDKQVADDEQAVRLVASLEAQYDAFVRGRAGNLLAESGTALPSADELGAELERFLAEQTRDSD from the coding sequence GTGCTCGACCCACACGGGCTCTACGAGTTGGCCGACGACCTGCCCGAGCTGGACGGCGTGGTGCTCGTCCAGGCGCTCACGGGGTTCGTCGACGCGGGCAGCGCCGTGCAGCTGTCCCGCGACCACCTGCTGGAGAACTTCGAGGGGCGGGTGCTGGCGACCTTCGACCTCGACCAGCTCCTGGACTACCGGTCCCGCCGGCCCCCGATGATCTTCGTCGAGGACCACTGGGAGAGCTACGAGACCCCCGTCCTCGCGCTGCACCTCGTGAAGGACCTGACCGGCACGCCGTTCCTGCTGCTCGCCGGCCCCGAGCCCGACCTGCAGTGGGAACGCTTCATCGCGGCCGTACGCGGGCTCATCGACCGTTTCGGCGTGTCCGTGACCGTCGGCCTCAACGCGATCCCGATGGCCGTGCCGCACACCCGCCCGCTGAGCGTCACCGCGCACGCCACCGACCGGCGCCTGCTCGGCGAGCACGAGTCCTGGCTGCAGCGGGTGCAGGTCCCGGCCAGCGTCGGCAACCTGCTCGAGTTCCGCCTCGGCGAAGCCGGCCACGACGCGATGGGGTACGCCGCGCACGTCCCCCACTATCTCGCGCAGACCACCTACCCGCCCGCCGCGGAACTGCTCGTCGAGTCGGTCGCCAACGCCACCGGGCTGGTCCTGCCGACCGCGGCACTGCACGAGGCCGCCACCGAGGTGCGCGAGGAGATCGACAAGCAGGTGGCCGACGACGAGCAGGCCGTACGCCTGGTCGCGTCCCTGGAGGCGCAGTACGACGCGTTCGTCCGCGGCCGGGCCGGCAACCTGCTCGCCGAGTCCGGCACCGCCCTGCCGAGCGCCGACGAGCTCGGTGCCGAGCTGGAACGGTTCCTCGCCGAGCAGACCCGGGATTCGGACTGA
- a CDS encoding methyl-accepting chemotaxis protein: MRAASKSARKPQLKNPLRDWIADRSLNTKIMIIVGAMTIVAALVGVVALVRLAEVNDVGNKMYRENFTASLQLNKIISDVGTMHAQALTYGQTPSPDIVAQIKALDGQITADNTAYRGSTVDPRLMDQTIFLWDKYRAARDAYLTAAGSGNAVAMAAARDTQLQPAIIRAKYNLDKLAAEEEAAAKARVAEAHSAYESARTFVIVVLVVGLILATLLGLAIARSIVSRVKALSGIIDSIAAGDLTRTADMKSKDEVGRMGAQLDRATATLRSTISQITGSSRTLAGSAQEMTDVSGRIAVNAEQTSSRAEQVSAAAGTVSSNVDTVAAASEQMTASIREIATSAADAAGVARGAVEVAQSANTTVAKLGVSSAEVGNIVKVITSIAEQTNLLALNATIEAARAGEAGKGFAVVASEVKDLAQETAKATEEISSRIQAIQNDTSAAVDAIGEIAAVIERINAYSDTIASAVEEQTATTSEIGRSVSEAAGGSTDIARTIGGVAEAAQSTNEGVTESRRTAQELSRLAEELQSLVSQFRV, encoded by the coding sequence ATGAGGGCAGCATCGAAGTCCGCGCGCAAGCCGCAGCTCAAGAACCCGCTGCGCGACTGGATCGCCGACCGCTCGCTCAACACGAAGATCATGATCATCGTGGGTGCGATGACGATCGTCGCGGCCCTCGTGGGCGTCGTGGCGCTGGTCCGGCTCGCCGAGGTCAACGACGTCGGCAACAAGATGTACCGGGAGAACTTCACCGCCTCCCTGCAGCTCAACAAGATCATCTCGGACGTCGGCACGATGCACGCCCAGGCGCTCACGTACGGCCAGACGCCGTCGCCGGACATCGTCGCGCAGATCAAGGCGCTCGACGGTCAGATCACGGCGGACAACACGGCGTACCGCGGCAGCACCGTCGACCCGCGGCTGATGGACCAGACGATCTTCCTCTGGGACAAGTACAGGGCCGCCCGTGACGCGTACCTCACGGCGGCCGGCAGCGGCAACGCGGTTGCCATGGCGGCCGCCCGGGACACCCAGCTGCAGCCGGCGATCATCCGTGCCAAGTACAACCTGGACAAGCTCGCGGCGGAGGAGGAGGCGGCCGCCAAGGCGCGCGTCGCCGAGGCCCACTCGGCGTACGAGTCGGCCCGGACCTTCGTCATCGTCGTGCTCGTCGTCGGCCTGATCCTCGCCACGCTGCTGGGCCTGGCGATCGCGCGGAGCATCGTGAGCCGGGTCAAGGCGCTGTCGGGCATCATCGACAGCATCGCCGCCGGAGACCTGACCCGGACGGCCGACATGAAGAGCAAGGACGAGGTCGGCCGGATGGGTGCCCAGCTCGACCGGGCCACGGCGACGCTGCGCAGCACGATCTCGCAGATCACCGGGAGCAGCCGTACGCTCGCCGGCTCCGCGCAGGAGATGACCGACGTCAGCGGCCGCATCGCCGTCAACGCGGAGCAGACCAGCTCCCGCGCCGAGCAGGTGTCCGCCGCCGCCGGCACGGTCAGCAGCAACGTGGACACCGTCGCCGCCGCCAGCGAGCAGATGACCGCGTCCATCCGCGAGATCGCCACGAGCGCGGCCGACGCGGCCGGAGTGGCCCGCGGCGCGGTCGAGGTGGCCCAGTCGGCCAACACCACGGTCGCCAAGCTGGGTGTCTCCTCGGCCGAGGTGGGCAACATCGTCAAGGTCATCACCTCGATCGCCGAGCAGACCAACCTGCTCGCGCTCAACGCCACCATCGAGGCGGCCCGGGCCGGCGAGGCGGGCAAGGGCTTCGCCGTCGTCGCGTCCGAGGTCAAGGACCTGGCCCAGGAGACCGCGAAGGCCACCGAGGAGATCTCCAGCCGGATCCAGGCCATCCAGAACGACACGTCCGCCGCGGTCGACGCGATCGGCGAGATCGCCGCGGTCATCGAACGCATCAACGCGTACTCGGACACGATCGCCTCGGCGGTCGAGGAGCAGACGGCGACCACGAGCGAGATCGGCCGCAGCGTCTCCGAGGCGGCCGGCGGCTCGACCGACATCGCCCGCACCATCGGCGGCGTGGCCGAGGCGGCACAGAGCACCAACGAGGGCGTCACCGAGTCGCGCCGTACCGCCCAGGAGCTGTCCCGGCTGGCCGAGGAACTGCAGTCGCTGGTCTCGCAGTTCCGCGTCTGA
- a CDS encoding putative bifunctional diguanylate cyclase/phosphodiesterase, protein MTVDERQVERLRATPMLLTAAAVLVVSIVLFAVNYTEQRTQVVWGWMPAMLGTAVAGWSCWRTAFAPGLDPVTARIWRSLAVVCVLIVLGVTGDARLYVLNPAAGDQDHDAPTSAAYALAMLVLLWTLLRLPMARGRERERVMLRFVLDAATVSITLGIFSWYLITRVLDAWAADSSAAVPLLMLTALGLVGALAFVKVAVSGFGGLDRVALRLLAAAAGVGATGGGLLPLFLQMHPGLSGSMMFIPATLLFVALAADRQRRAAGTELPVLRRRSFSVVPYLAVAATDGLLLVVGGTAGHVVLTVALAAVLLTALVVARQVNALAENGRLLRRVDANLLELNRYQTQLTHRANHDDLTDLANRALFEQRTREALAEAGADADAGEETGTLSLALIDLDDFKAINDRLGHAVGDALLVVVADRLREAVRADDVVARLGGDEFGLLLRGLRSDEATEVLDRIAESLTRPVHALGYDLLVKASIGLAEVWPGASPQELLRRADLAMYAAKERGKGRHAVYDARLEQDQAADAQLGADLRRALDNGDFTLVYQPIVALPDGRWTSLETLIRWKHPERGFIGPDVFIPIAERTGLIVPLGDWILRTALRQAAEWQKRYGAAAPDEIGVNVSARQLREPGFAADVRAALADTGFDPEKLVVEVTETAVFDGGIALDTLQNLVTLGVKVALDDFGTGHSSLGLLRTCPADTLKVDKSFVDGIGGRSEEAVIATAMIQITNGLHLQAIAEGVETAEQAETLYRLGYRFAQGYHFSRPLSPDQVDAQLAAHSALAV, encoded by the coding sequence ATGACGGTCGACGAACGGCAGGTGGAGCGGCTCCGGGCCACTCCGATGCTGCTGACGGCGGCCGCGGTCCTCGTCGTCTCGATCGTGCTGTTCGCGGTCAACTACACCGAGCAGCGCACCCAGGTCGTCTGGGGCTGGATGCCGGCGATGCTCGGCACGGCGGTCGCGGGCTGGTCGTGCTGGCGTACGGCGTTTGCGCCCGGCCTGGACCCGGTCACCGCACGCATCTGGCGGTCCCTGGCGGTCGTCTGCGTGCTCATCGTGCTCGGCGTCACCGGAGACGCCCGCCTGTACGTGCTCAACCCCGCCGCCGGCGACCAGGACCACGACGCGCCCACCTCCGCGGCGTACGCGCTGGCGATGCTGGTGCTGCTGTGGACCCTGCTCCGGCTGCCGATGGCCCGCGGGCGGGAACGCGAACGGGTCATGCTCCGCTTCGTGCTGGACGCCGCCACGGTCTCCATCACGCTGGGCATCTTCTCCTGGTACCTGATCACCCGGGTGCTCGACGCCTGGGCGGCCGACAGCTCGGCGGCCGTACCCCTGCTCATGCTCACCGCCCTGGGCCTGGTCGGCGCGCTGGCCTTCGTCAAGGTCGCGGTGAGCGGCTTCGGCGGGCTGGACCGGGTCGCGCTGCGCCTGCTCGCCGCCGCGGCCGGCGTCGGCGCGACCGGCGGCGGCCTGTTGCCGCTGTTCCTGCAGATGCACCCGGGCCTCAGCGGCTCGATGATGTTCATCCCCGCCACCCTGCTGTTCGTCGCGCTCGCCGCGGACCGCCAGCGCCGCGCCGCCGGTACGGAGCTCCCGGTACTCCGGCGCCGCTCGTTCAGCGTCGTGCCGTACCTGGCGGTGGCCGCGACCGACGGCCTGCTGCTCGTGGTGGGCGGTACGGCCGGGCACGTGGTGCTGACCGTGGCGCTGGCCGCGGTGCTGCTCACCGCGCTGGTGGTGGCGCGCCAGGTCAACGCGCTGGCGGAGAACGGCCGGCTGCTGCGCCGCGTCGACGCGAACCTGCTGGAGCTCAACCGCTACCAGACCCAGCTCACCCACCGGGCGAACCACGACGACCTGACCGACCTGGCCAACCGGGCCCTGTTCGAGCAGCGGACCCGGGAGGCGCTCGCCGAGGCCGGCGCCGACGCTGACGCCGGGGAGGAGACCGGGACGCTCAGCCTGGCGCTGATCGACCTGGACGACTTCAAGGCGATCAACGACCGGCTCGGCCACGCCGTGGGCGACGCGCTGCTGGTCGTGGTCGCCGACCGGCTGCGCGAGGCGGTCCGCGCCGACGACGTCGTGGCCCGCCTCGGCGGCGACGAGTTCGGCCTGCTCCTGCGCGGGCTGCGCAGCGACGAGGCGACCGAGGTGCTGGACCGCATCGCCGAGTCGCTGACCCGCCCGGTGCACGCGCTCGGTTACGACCTGCTGGTCAAGGCGAGCATCGGCCTGGCCGAGGTGTGGCCCGGCGCCAGCCCCCAGGAGCTGCTGCGCCGCGCCGACCTGGCCATGTACGCCGCCAAGGAGCGCGGCAAGGGCCGGCACGCGGTCTACGACGCCCGACTCGAGCAGGACCAGGCGGCCGACGCCCAGCTCGGCGCGGACCTGCGCCGGGCCCTGGACAACGGCGACTTCACGCTCGTCTACCAGCCGATCGTGGCGCTGCCGGACGGCCGGTGGACGTCGCTGGAGACGCTGATCCGCTGGAAGCACCCGGAGCGGGGCTTCATCGGGCCGGACGTGTTCATCCCGATCGCGGAGCGCACCGGCCTGATCGTGCCGCTCGGCGACTGGATCCTGCGGACCGCGCTGCGCCAGGCCGCCGAGTGGCAGAAGCGGTACGGCGCCGCCGCCCCGGACGAGATCGGCGTCAACGTCTCCGCCCGCCAGCTGCGCGAGCCGGGCTTCGCCGCGGACGTACGGGCCGCGCTGGCCGACACGGGCTTCGACCCGGAGAAGCTGGTCGTCGAGGTCACCGAGACGGCCGTGTTCGACGGCGGCATCGCGCTCGACACCCTGCAGAACCTGGTGACGCTCGGCGTGAAGGTGGCGCTCGACGACTTCGGCACCGGGCACTCGTCGCTCGGCCTGCTGCGGACCTGCCCGGCCGACACCCTCAAGGTCGACAAGTCGTTCGTCGACGGGATCGGCGGACGCTCCGAGGAGGCGGTCATCGCCACCGCGATGATCCAGATCACGAACGGCCTGCACCTGCAGGCGATCGCGGAGGGCGTGGAGACCGCCGAGCAGGCCGAGACCCTGTACCGGCTCGGGTACCGCTTCGCGCAGGGCTACCACTTCTCGCGGCCCCTGTCCCCGGATCAGGTCGACGCGCAGCTCGCCGCGCACAGCGCACTCGCGGTGTGA
- a CDS encoding EcsC family protein, whose amino-acid sequence MGCTCICKAQWRQPSIRPPLRSVPVTEPAVPPAPAAPDDDGLPGSLWARMKADPQYAPEHLALEAVRRLGPQAQRWAQRAREEDPGASSDDLAQQAARRFLNHARLSGAVSGATGLPGAVVDVGVLAWTQARMVLHVAAAYGADPTSSERATDLLVLQRVHKAAEAARVALGVAAGRERASRLFAGSADRPLTGVMLKLGVKLAQMAGVRAAKRMFAKVVPGAGMVLGTWANSAATKDLARRARELYGGAAGAS is encoded by the coding sequence ATGGGATGCACGTGCATCTGCAAGGCACAATGGCGGCAGCCGTCCATCCGACCACCCCTTCGGAGCGTTCCGGTGACCGAACCCGCCGTACCCCCCGCCCCCGCCGCCCCTGACGACGACGGCCTGCCCGGGTCCCTGTGGGCCCGCATGAAGGCCGACCCGCAGTACGCCCCCGAGCACCTCGCGCTGGAAGCGGTCCGCCGCCTCGGCCCGCAGGCGCAGCGCTGGGCCCAGCGGGCCCGCGAGGAGGACCCCGGCGCCTCCTCCGACGACCTCGCCCAGCAGGCCGCCCGCCGGTTCCTCAACCACGCCCGCCTCTCCGGTGCCGTCTCCGGCGCCACCGGCCTGCCCGGCGCGGTCGTGGACGTCGGCGTCCTGGCCTGGACCCAGGCGCGGATGGTGCTGCACGTCGCCGCGGCGTACGGCGCCGACCCGACCAGCTCCGAGCGCGCCACCGACCTGCTGGTCCTGCAGCGGGTGCACAAGGCCGCCGAGGCGGCCCGCGTCGCGCTGGGCGTGGCCGCCGGCCGGGAGCGCGCCAGCCGGCTCTTCGCCGGCTCCGCCGACCGGCCGCTCACCGGCGTCATGCTCAAGCTCGGCGTCAAGCTGGCCCAGATGGCCGGCGTCCGCGCCGCCAAGCGGATGTTCGCCAAGGTCGTGCCGGGCGCCGGGATGGTGCTGGGCACGTGGGCGAACTCGGCGGCGACCAAGGACCTGGCCCGCCGCGCCCGCGAGCTGTACGGCGGCGCGGCCGGCGCATCCTAA
- a CDS encoding NAD-dependent epimerase/dehydratase family protein: protein MRLAVTGASGFCGTAVARLAASTGHEVVGVGRRPGPVGEHVFWDATAGPPDLSGVDAVVHLAAAVGDPRPGRAAEEAYRAVNVGGTLRLLDAARDRPVVWVSSASVYRPGPYAAPVREDHPAGGQRGAYGRTKAEGERLALAAGAVALRPRAVYGDGDRHLLPRLRRVVRGGYAWLPGPDVLMSLTAVENLAAACLAALDWPGGAYNIADEQPYGRDDVLSRVLGVPVRHLPAGLARGLAVVSPSLTRYAVDQLTDGMVLDLTRAREQGYAPRRSVTDYLV, encoded by the coding sequence GTGAGGCTCGCTGTCACGGGCGCGTCCGGTTTCTGCGGTACGGCCGTCGCCCGGCTCGCGGCGTCCACCGGGCACGAGGTGGTCGGCGTGGGCAGGCGTCCCGGCCCGGTGGGCGAGCACGTGTTCTGGGACGCCACCGCCGGGCCGCCCGACCTCTCCGGCGTGGATGCCGTGGTGCACCTGGCCGCCGCCGTGGGCGATCCGCGGCCGGGGCGGGCGGCGGAGGAGGCGTACCGGGCGGTGAACGTCGGCGGGACGCTGCGGCTGCTCGACGCCGCCCGCGACCGGCCCGTCGTGTGGGTGAGCAGCGCCAGCGTGTACCGGCCCGGGCCGTACGCAGCCCCGGTGCGCGAGGACCACCCGGCCGGCGGGCAGCGCGGCGCGTACGGGCGGACGAAGGCGGAGGGTGAGCGGCTCGCCCTGGCGGCGGGCGCGGTGGCGTTGCGCCCCCGGGCCGTGTACGGCGACGGCGACCGGCACCTGCTGCCCCGCCTGCGCCGGGTGGTGCGGGGCGGGTACGCCTGGCTGCCCGGACCCGACGTGCTGATGAGCCTGACCGCCGTGGAGAACCTGGCGGCGGCGTGCCTGGCGGCGCTGGACTGGCCGGGCGGCGCGTACAACATCGCCGACGAGCAGCCGTACGGCCGCGACGACGTGCTGTCCCGGGTGCTCGGCGTGCCCGTGCGGCACCTGCCCGCGGGTCTGGCGCGCGGGCTCGCGGTGGTCTCGCCCTCGCTCACCCGCTACGCCGTCGACCAGCTCACCGACGGCATGGTCCTGGACCTCACGCGGGCCCGGGAACAGGGGTACGCGCCGCGGCGGAGCGTGACGGACTACCTCGTGTAG
- a CDS encoding cytochrome P450, whose translation MSARSRDRRVYLGSHPVLFALLAATRRRPVLRLGRTLLVHDREAFVAGLTRIPLDRTAAGTTGGAAGRLTGGDLLFDQHGDEHRQARRATSEALGAAGVQRLRPLWTELLDRRLEPLAHGGRVDLVPLAAEIAGTTAAALVDVAVDGPALADAARAAAAAAARAHLPGLRRHGTGETARVAAERLTALVAPDGGAGAGLATMLAVAAITTTVAALPRAAAWACDAGLWAYADSPALADELLRVTAPTPLLPRVAAEAGELPGGCPVRAGDRMLLVARHAADSHRAGPDPAHPAPARTAQLVFGAGQHACPGARLARVQLADLLRALAPYRPVVVRARVDRRAALPSWRSLVVRPS comes from the coding sequence ATGAGCGCCCGCAGCCGGGACCGCCGGGTCTACCTGGGCAGCCATCCGGTGTTGTTCGCGCTGCTCGCGGCGACGCGGCGGCGGCCCGTCCTGCGGCTGGGCCGCACGCTGCTCGTGCACGACCGGGAGGCGTTCGTCGCGGGCCTGACCCGGATCCCGCTGGACCGGACCGCGGCGGGCACCACCGGCGGCGCGGCCGGCCGGCTGACCGGCGGTGACCTGCTGTTCGACCAGCACGGCGACGAGCACCGGCAGGCCCGCCGGGCGACCTCCGAGGCGCTGGGCGCCGCGGGCGTGCAGCGCCTGCGTCCGCTGTGGACGGAGCTGCTCGACCGGCGGCTCGAGCCGCTCGCCCACGGCGGCCGGGTCGATCTGGTCCCACTCGCGGCGGAGATCGCCGGGACGACCGCCGCCGCCCTCGTCGACGTCGCCGTGGACGGTCCCGCGCTCGCGGACGCCGCACGGGCGGCGGCTGCGGCGGCGGCCCGCGCGCACCTGCCCGGGCTGCGCCGCCACGGCACCGGTGAAACGGCGCGGGTCGCCGCGGAACGGCTGACCGCGCTGGTCGCGCCGGACGGCGGAGCGGGCGCCGGCCTGGCAACCATGCTGGCGGTCGCCGCGATCACCACGACGGTCGCCGCGCTGCCGCGGGCCGCGGCGTGGGCCTGCGACGCCGGCCTCTGGGCGTACGCGGACAGCCCCGCCCTCGCCGACGAGCTGCTGCGGGTGACCGCCCCCACCCCGTTGCTGCCCCGGGTGGCGGCGGAGGCGGGCGAGCTGCCCGGCGGCTGCCCGGTCCGCGCCGGTGACCGGATGCTCCTCGTCGCCCGCCACGCCGCGGACTCGCACCGAGCCGGCCCCGACCCCGCGCACCCCGCGCCGGCCCGCACGGCCCAGCTGGTCTTCGGGGCGGGACAGCACGCCTGCCCCGGCGCCCGCCTCGCCCGGGTGCAGCTGGCCGATCTGCTGCGGGCGCTGGCGCCGTACCGGCCGGTGGTCGTGCGGGCCCGGGTGGACCGGCGCGCGGCGCTGCCGTCCTGGCGGTCCCTGGTGGTGCGGCCGTCGTGA